The nucleotide sequence GCGATCCTCAGTTGAAAAAGTCACATCACAATCAGGCAGGCTGATTCTAACCGAATCCGGAAACGTCTCGAGCACCGCATCGTCAATGAGCAGGTTGGGGGACGTGGTGGACAAGGAGGCGTCACTGACTTGTAAAACATGGATGAAAGATCGCTCCGACGCTCCGCTGTTGCTGCGCAGTTCGTAGCTTTGTGCGGTGATGTTCTCCTCCACCGCGTCGGTCGGCATGAGCCGTTTCATCCATAGCGCCCCTCCCCCGCTGTTTTGCAGCCTGAGGAGCCCGGCGTCTCCGCGTTGGAAAAGAGCCGCAGGGATGAACGTCCAGGTAAGCCGGCTGTCAGCGGCCGGCGTCTTGATCAGGTCGAAAATAATAAAACGATTTGGTTTGAGATAGACGACCTTTCTCAGGAAAGAGGTCAGTTTATCTTTGCTATAGGCGTTTCGTGCCTCTGCGACGATATAAAGATGGTCTGACCGGTCCTCGCAGACGAGAATGCCCGGGCCGACATCCCAGGTGGATCCAGGTGCATAGCTGTCGACGCCGTCCTGAATAGAGGGAAACGCGCTTATCGTCCTCTGTTTGGCGCCTCCGATCAGCAATGGAGAGTAATACCCTTTGATGAGCGCGCCTTTATAATAGAGGATCAGGGCGTTTTGAGCATAAAGATCCATGGCGCTCCAATGATACGGCTGGCAGATAAAAAGTCCAGCCAGATGATCTGGGCTGGTGAATCCGGATCGCAAAAAGACCCGGCCCAAGCTCTTGAAATGGCGCACCAGGGGGAAGCCGATCTCCTGAGGCGATCTCGGCTGCACCCATTTGTCCTCAAATAATAGCTGATCCGTGGTGTCCCAGGATCCTGCATCAGTTTTGGATTTAGAAAAATGGGTGCGGATCCAGGCGCCCAATTCCGCCAGGCGCTGCTGTTCCGCATCCGTGGAAAAACGGCGGCGGCTATACGCGCGCATGGGTAGAATCCATGGAGAACGACTGTAACGATCGCCGGGCCCATCGAGATCGTAATAGGTGGCGTCGGACTCGCTGTCCATGGTAGAGGGCAGGATCATATGAAGCTGAAACTCTGGCATGTACTTTAACATGCCGATGTTGAACAGGCTGCTCTCTATAGGCTGTTGTGTGGCAGTATAAAGGGCGAAGAGGATGGGCGCTGTGGTCAGAGGCGTCACATTGGTGGCGGTCTCATAAGATCCGCCGGTCCAGTAGGGAATTTGCATCTGGTTGAATCCGCCGTGCCAGCCGCCATCCTCCCCCTGTTTTTGCCAAAAAGGCACTACCCGGCCGACAAAATCCCTTTCAAAAGCGTCCAAATACCCTTGGGCTTTGGTTTGGACCGCCTGGTATGCGGGATCCCCGGACCGTGAGGGTTCGTACAACGCCAATCCCATCATCACATAATAGTAATTGTCCACGTCAGTGGCCACAAAAGGCTGTCCGGACCCATTTGCGCGATTTTTCAGATGGTCGGCGTGCAGGATCAACCGTTGCTGTATCTGCGTTTTATCCT is from bacterium and encodes:
- a CDS encoding T9SS type A sorting domain-containing protein; the protein is AIRVLEPIIAGKAQKMNWRSSYQGRWTLDHTADEYFADARAKLLQILQLSPEYEFPYVMALFAATAYDWLFTETFSDGRPVFSDQDKTQIQQRLILHADHLKNRANGSGQPFVATDVDNYYYVMMGLALYEPSRSGDPAYQAVQTKAQGYLDAFERDFVGRVVPFWQKQGEDGGWHGGFNQMQIPYWTGGSYETATNVTPLTTAPILFALYTATQQPIESSLFNIGMLKYMPEFQLHMILPSTMDSESDATYYDLDGPGDRYSRSPWILPMRAYSRRRFSTDAEQQRLAELGAWIRTHFSKSKTDAGSWDTTDQLLFEDKWVQPRSPQEIGFPLVRHFKSLGRVFLRSGFTSPDHLAGLFICQPYHWSAMDLYAQNALILYYKGALIKGYYSPLLIGGAKQRTISAFPSIQDGVDSYAPGSTWDVGPGILVCEDRSDHLYIVAEARNAYSKDKLTSFLRKVVYLKPNRFIIFDLIKTPAADSRLTWTFIPAALFQRGDAGLLRLQNSGGGALWMKRLMPTDAVEENITAQSYELRSNSGASERSFIHVLQVSDASLSTTSPNLLIDDAVLETFPDSVRISLPDCDVTFSTEDRLQVRWQPAAVPGKKVERRLPQPFQLYQNYPNPFNPTTTIGLKMDYSDFVEIAIYDVDGALHSVLFRGRLEPGLYSYRWDGKDHQGGVSPSGVYFCQVRSGQHEVENCKMVLLH